From a region of the Methanobrevibacter thaueri genome:
- a CDS encoding winged helix-turn-helix domain-containing protein — MDDETLDFVRRSSYRQNVLKALEDNVLMPKEIAERSDIKTNHVSKVLSELKSKDLIEVLDDSVRKGRLYRLTDKGEEIVNKL; from the coding sequence ATGGATGACGAAACATTGGATTTTGTGAGAAGATCCAGTTACAGGCAGAATGTATTAAAAGCATTGGAAGATAATGTATTGATGCCGAAAGAAATAGCTGAGCGCAGCGATATCAAAACTAATCACGTGAGCAAAGTATTAAGTGAATTGAAAAGTAAAGATTTAATTGAAGTTTTAGATGATTCTGTACGTAAAGGAAGATTGTACAGATTAACTGATAAAGGTGAAGAAATAGTGAATAAACTTTAA
- a CDS encoding ArsR/SmtB family transcription factor produces MENSNIYNLLGFVARSKTRQDALKSLLAGDKTSKQIAEETGIIQSRVSVVLKQLRDNNLISGEGKRNIVYSINEDGKKIITGLETRKMGDLHG; encoded by the coding sequence ATGGAAAATTCCAATATTTATAACTTGCTTGGCTTTGTCGCTAGATCAAAAACACGACAAGATGCACTAAAATCACTACTTGCTGGCGATAAAACCTCAAAACAAATTGCTGAAGAAACAGGTATTATTCAGTCAAGGGTGTCAGTTGTGCTGAAACAATTACGTGACAATAATTTAATTAGCGGCGAAGGAAAAAGAAACATAGTTTATTCAATTAATGAAGATGGGAAAAAGATTATAACGGGTTTGGAAACAAGAAAAATGGGGGATTTGCATGGATGA
- a CDS encoding Ig-like domain-containing protein, producing the protein MRYKKSFIFICLLVCLFSIASVVAVDVNETMRANENQNIDLIEIDDENNNIFTVEEQLDDVAATEEDELSATPGTFTDLAGQITGTELVLDKDYKYNSAKDSTYKNGITIKTRGFTIDGQGHSIDGSQLSRIFKVTSQDVTLKNIIFKNGYSSENGGAIYWTGTWGTIENCTFLNNAANKSGGAICSVVESVFFISNSRFDNNVAYRGGAVYSQNAASIYDSNFTNNRADYGGGLNLNCPNDSDYGTLRNTTFISNTASVSGGGAYVNGNHVSIYDYLIFDSNHAKYGGGIYISSAYKFIGADFYNNAATYGGAIYVNSINMLYYVDFHNNNVATYGDAIYFKSKYPNYYNSNYGYSDAHFTFNGEKTNYNRFLYIPNKYSSNLNVNVNNTIIFELLNVTIDFHESYDGIINVDIYNELNESVFNSQINLIGKGESINLLIPNLPRGNYVLNATYSGDNMYATKSFSSNFSVFGLPANLTFEPDCIDWGDEFVLAPYVVEGATGQIKVYVNGKYITTMPVGSTYTLNNLSGPYSNITLVYLGDNIYNSSTFTDSVFVSRIDPTRYFYTIESGITSNITLVLNEDATGNISVNFNGGNYQGKLVNGFFTFTTTYLKSGVKYISVNYEGDSKYESFNIINEPVIVILKSQDINLNIDNCLYGRNVVLTPLVSGSFGEFEIYVDGVYETTIDEGDSYTISKPSLGKHDVKVKYIDNVYYANKEYSTSFMVYKVYPIEFSEMPILYGSGDEFKVKFYDEYGNVLTYKYVIFNIDGDDYSARTDANGIAILPKHLGLGSYNITIINPVVSEKAYHNLLIFTSIQAENITIICNTDYEFKALFLDKNAEKLVNTPILFRFNNEEKVVTTDEEGMASLKLNLNIGIYDITSINTLTDEIKVNKIFVTTPDGKYTYDIPEKDINIPTFPSSPGSSVSIKLPSDATGTITLNIGGKNYNFNVVGGVANVKIPDLANGVYKYSITYSGNSKYSPFTKTGSVTIKKQTTPSKSVAKTTLTLKKVTVKRSAKKLVIRATLKVNSKAVKGKIIKFKFNKKTYKAKTNAKGVAKITVKKAVLKKLKKGKKVTYTATYGKVTKKVTVKVKK; encoded by the coding sequence ATGAGATACAAAAAGAGTTTTATATTCATTTGTTTACTGGTTTGTTTGTTCAGCATTGCTAGTGTGGTAGCAGTTGATGTAAATGAAACTATGAGAGCAAATGAAAATCAAAATATAGATTTAATTGAAATAGATGATGAAAATAATAATATTTTTACGGTTGAAGAGCAATTAGATGATGTTGCTGCAACAGAAGAAGATGAATTAAGTGCGACACCAGGAACTTTTACAGATTTGGCTGGACAAATTACAGGAACGGAGTTAGTATTAGATAAAGATTATAAATATAATTCCGCTAAAGATTCGACTTATAAAAATGGTATTACAATTAAAACAAGAGGTTTTACTATTGATGGTCAAGGCCATAGTATTGATGGAAGTCAATTAAGTAGGATATTTAAAGTTACTTCACAAGATGTTACTTTAAAGAACATTATTTTTAAAAATGGTTATAGTTCAGAAAATGGGGGAGCCATTTACTGGACGGGTACTTGGGGCACTATAGAAAATTGTACTTTTTTAAATAATGCTGCAAATAAATCTGGAGGCGCAATTTGTTCAGTTGTTGAAAGTGTATTCTTTATTTCAAATTCAAGATTTGATAATAATGTAGCATATCGTGGAGGTGCGGTATATTCTCAAAATGCAGCATCTATTTATGATTCGAATTTTACAAATAATCGCGCTGATTATGGTGGGGGACTAAATCTAAATTGTCCTAACGATTCAGATTATGGAACACTTAGAAATACTACTTTCATTAGTAATACTGCTTCTGTTTCAGGTGGTGGGGCATACGTTAATGGAAATCATGTATCTATTTATGATTATTTAATTTTTGATAGTAATCATGCTAAATATGGTGGAGGCATTTATATATCTAGTGCATATAAATTCATAGGAGCTGATTTTTATAATAATGCTGCTACTTATGGTGGTGCGATATATGTTAATTCAATAAATATGTTATATTATGTTGATTTTCATAACAATAATGTTGCAACATATGGGGATGCAATTTACTTTAAAAGTAAATATCCAAATTATTATAATTCCAATTATGGTTATTCCGATGCCCATTTCACATTTAATGGAGAAAAAACTAATTATAATAGATTCTTATATATCCCTAACAAATATAGTTCTAATTTAAATGTAAATGTAAATAATACTATAATATTCGAACTTTTAAATGTTACAATTGATTTTCATGAAAGTTATGATGGTATAATTAATGTAGATATCTATAATGAATTAAATGAATCAGTCTTTAATTCTCAAATTAATCTCATTGGTAAAGGTGAATCTATTAACTTATTAATCCCTAATTTACCTCGTGGAAACTATGTTCTAAATGCCACATATTCTGGAGATAATATGTATGCTACAAAATCATTCAGTTCCAATTTTTCAGTATTTGGTTTGCCTGCAAATCTTACTTTTGAACCAGATTGTATTGACTGGGGTGATGAATTTGTTTTAGCTCCTTATGTGGTTGAGGGAGCTACTGGCCAAATAAAAGTATATGTTAATGGTAAGTATATAACTACAATGCCAGTTGGTTCCACATACACTTTAAATAATCTTAGTGGACCTTATAGTAATATTACTTTAGTTTATTTAGGAGATAACATATATAATTCAAGTACCTTCACTGATTCTGTATTTGTAAGTAGAATTGATCCAACCAGATATTTTTATACAATTGAATCTGGAATAACATCAAATATTACTCTTGTATTAAATGAGGATGCAACTGGAAATATTAGTGTAAATTTCAATGGTGGAAATTACCAAGGTAAATTGGTTAATGGTTTTTTTACATTCACTACAACTTATTTAAAAAGTGGTGTGAAATATATATCTGTTAATTATGAAGGTGATTCTAAATATGAATCTTTCAACATCATTAATGAACCGGTTATTGTAATTCTTAAATCACAGGATATTAATTTAAACATAGATAACTGTCTGTATGGTAGAAATGTTGTTTTAACTCCATTAGTTAGTGGTTCATTTGGGGAATTTGAGATTTATGTCGATGGTGTTTATGAAACTACCATTGATGAAGGAGATAGTTATACCATATCCAAACCTTCGTTAGGTAAACATGATGTTAAAGTCAAATATATTGATAATGTTTATTATGCTAATAAAGAATATTCAACATCTTTCATGGTGTATAAAGTATATCCAATTGAGTTTTCAGAAATGCCTATACTTTATGGTAGTGGTGATGAATTCAAGGTTAAGTTCTATGATGAGTATGGCAATGTATTAACTTATAAATATGTAATCTTCAATATTGATGGTGATGACTATTCTGCACGTACAGATGCTAATGGAATTGCAATATTGCCAAAACATTTAGGACTTGGAAGTTATAATATCACTATTATTAATCCTGTTGTTAGTGAGAAAGCTTATCATAATTTATTAATTTTTACAAGTATTCAAGCTGAAAATATCACCATCATCTGTAATACTGATTATGAATTTAAAGCTTTGTTTTTAGACAAAAATGCCGAAAAATTAGTTAACACCCCAATATTATTTAGATTCAATAATGAAGAGAAAGTTGTTACTACTGATGAGGAAGGTATGGCAAGTTTAAAATTAAATTTAAACATTGGAATTTATGATATTACTTCAATCAATACTTTAACTGATGAAATTAAAGTAAATAAAATATTTGTCACAACTCCTGATGGAAAATACACTTATGACATTCCTGAAAAAGACATAAACATACCAACATTCCCTAGTTCTCCGGGAAGTTCAGTAAGTATAAAATTGCCAAGTGATGCTACAGGAACTATAACTTTAAATATTGGTGGCAAGAATTATAATTTCAATGTTGTTGGAGGGGTGGCTAATGTCAAAATTCCAGATTTAGCTAATGGAGTTTATAAGTATTCTATAACTTATTCTGGTAATAGCAAATATTCTCCATTTACAAAAACTGGAAGTGTAACTATTAAAAAACAAACAACTCCATCTAAGTCAGTAGCTAAAACAACATTAACACTTAAAAAAGTAACTGTTAAGAGATCTGCCAAGAAATTAGTTATCCGGGCCACTTTAAAAGTTAATAGTAAAGCAGTTAAAGGAAAAATTATTAAATTCAAGTTTAATAAGAAAACTTACAAGGCTAAAACCAATGCCAAAGGTGTAGCTAAGATTACTGTTAAAAAAGCAGTTCTTAAGAAACTCAAAAAAGGTAAAAAGGTAACATATACTGCTACGTACGGAAAAGTGACCAAAAAGGTAACTGTGAAAGTTAAAAAGTAA
- a CDS encoding zinc ribbon domain-containing protein: MSKKFCDQCGAEMDVSAKFCASCGAKVDDVVSNDKTATVKVDKAKNDSKTNGFDFSNLNFANILKFGVVGLIIALIIGIIFLNLTWGTISTSIYYTDTGLTWLSFIIGVIIAVGLLSAHMKDKTEAIIMGLFVGLLTGLLESSIVSMFMGRQFAFWFDTFIGNQALILIVIGVVIAYVGNAYLKDKIHLGIINNYLGE; encoded by the coding sequence ATGTCAAAAAAGTTTTGCGATCAATGCGGTGCAGAAATGGACGTTTCTGCGAAATTTTGCGCATCTTGTGGTGCCAAAGTTGATGATGTGGTAAGTAATGATAAAACTGCTACTGTTAAAGTTGATAAAGCTAAAAATGATTCTAAAACTAATGGATTTGATTTTAGCAATCTTAACTTTGCAAATATTCTTAAGTTTGGGGTTGTTGGATTAATCATTGCATTAATAATCGGAATCATATTCTTAAATTTAACATGGGGAACAATCAGTACATCTATATACTACACTGATACTGGTTTAACTTGGCTCAGCTTTATAATTGGGGTTATTATTGCTGTTGGATTATTGTCAGCACACATGAAAGATAAAACTGAAGCAATAATTATGGGTTTATTTGTTGGTTTATTGACTGGGCTTTTAGAATCAAGTATTGTATCCATGTTTATGGGTAGACAGTTTGCGTTCTGGTTTGATACTTTTATAGGTAATCAAGCTTTAATATTGATAGTTATCGGTGTTGTTATTGCGTACGTTGGTAATGCGTATCTTAAAGATAAAATTCATTTAGGAATTATAAATAACTACTTAGGAGAATGA
- a CDS encoding MarR family transcriptional regulator translates to MNTDKHDFIRALSYVKRSSNRRDVVNIINKSLLMPSEIAKIMDLRVNQISAILSDLKKENIVVCINEHEKVGRLYELTPLGLEIYYYLKEMEQE, encoded by the coding sequence ATGAATACTGACAAGCATGACTTTATTCGAGCCCTTTCGTATGTGAAGCGAAGTAGTAACAGGCGAGATGTTGTAAATATTATTAATAAATCATTATTAATGCCTTCCGAGATTGCGAAGATAATGGATCTACGAGTAAATCAGATAAGTGCCATATTATCAGATTTAAAGAAAGAAAATATAGTAGTTTGCATAAATGAACATGAAAAAGTCGGGAGACTTTATGAACTCACACCATTGGGATTAGAAATCTATTACTACTTAAAAGAAATGGAGCAGGAATAA